The Helicoverpa armigera isolate CAAS_96S chromosome 23, ASM3070526v1, whole genome shotgun sequence genomic sequence ATTCGATGTTGTCATACAAGAGAAACAAAACAGTTTCACGTGTGagaaaaaaactattgtttCTGGTTTTCTCTCCGCGAACGAATATGGAGTAACCGTAtatatttgaagattttttcaaattcctgCGACAAGCGCGTTCAGCTTATTATTGAgatctatttttgtaaaaattacatcaaatataatatgtatttttcaggTAAAATGACTGACGAAAAGAAAACTACCTTTTCGAACAAAAACTTCGTAATGCAGAAACATTACGTGATATCTACTAAAACAAACTTTACTGGATTCGATGTTGTCATACAAGAGAAACAAAACAGTTTCACGTGTGagaaaaaaactattgtttCTGGTTTTCTCTCCGCGAACGAATATGGAGTAAACCGTAAGCAAtaactttaaacttttttgttaaattttaatttaggacGATCCATATTTGACCACTATTTTTGGAGAGCTTGAtgacaaaaagttatttttttttgcatgcaattgaaaaaaaaagtatatggGGCTGGTTTCCTAAAATCACATTCTGCCCTGGTGGCAATTGGAACGCCTCTGTGTTTCCAAAAAATCAAAGCAGgtgcaacataaaaaaaaaacccatTAAAACGTTGTAACAATCTCCTGTTTTCGCTATACACAATGTAGACCGGAAATCAAAAATtaacacaagtttttttttcaggccATAACGATATTTGTTTAGAACCAAATTCTTGTACTGTTGTTGTGAATATGAAAAACGAGTGTACTGGTAAGTTCTTTTTTTCCATTTACATAAgactagtaggtacataaacaagCATACAACTCGATTTACTGATCCACCAACCTACTTCCAAGGGACCTTTTTCTTATGAGCGCGcgcatactacaaacttttagtcggccgatagttgatttgggctcattaatcagtatgaagatgaatggagcgagtgcctatctgacctcctcaacccagttacccggggaaCCTAATATCCTTTTGTTGagtggtgtcagacttactggcttctgactacccgtaatgactgtcaaggatgttcaatgacagccgggacccacagtttaacgtgccatccgaaacacagtcataataaattttacatatttatgtaattatactaatattcaaatgtttatatttcagGTGATGTCGATACACAGAAAGTGGTGATAATTGGGTTGTTTTCAACAGCATTAGTTGGTGTTTTAATAACTCTTCTTACTAAGTCAATAGTAACATAACGCAAATAGGGAATGCAGAAGAAACAGCATAGAATAATTATATAGAGGTACAAGAAATGCTGGTGAGAAGATGTATTTAGATACCTTCCTAGCTGATTGTAAAAAGTATGGGTAGGCTTTTGTCTAGTAGCAGGACTGTACAGCTTAGGCTAACAAAGTAATGTAATGTATAGacattatatgtaggtaggtacttacaaaactAGCTATTGTGAACttttgtacataataaaaataaatagtttaatagaATACCACCTCCTGTGTCTGATTTGTATTTGAAGTACGTACGTGTGAATAAGACAACATAGTTAAGGGAGATAATAAAAGTCTGGATCCAAAAAACAATTAGTATTGTGTCTAGGACCGATGACaaataacttttcaatttcAGCTTCAAAaatgaaacttttatttatttatcgaaatTAAAATGTTCCAATATTAAAAGTGTTTTACCATATTGCGACATATATTTTCGGgcttacattaatattttaatacaagtcAGTCTGTACATTAGCATTCGAAATTAACCCGTCAGTGAGCGCAGCTGTCGCGCGGTCCATATGACCACTCTGTTGATTGAAACTGTACGTGTATGTACGTGACAGGGTTGACTGTATTGTACCATTAATTTTGACATGTCTACCATATCATATGTTTATATCTACTTACTTGGTATAAAATTGAGAGattcacgtttttattttaaaacgaaaacATAGATTTACTTGCTAACAAACCCACAAAAACAACCCTCAAATAATTACACTACATTCCCAAAAAAAAGGTAACAAAAGCACCCAAGCAATTGCGTCCACAGCCCACTTAAACACAATTAACAGTCACAGCGCGTGCCAGTTAAATTTGCCAGACAGTGTACTGCTAACAGTCACGGAGCTACTCTTAAATAACCCCTAGAGCCATAGTCGTAGGAATAAACCACAAGAGTAGAGGCGTTTCTGCAAAATTAACAACTGGCTCGGTGGCTGGTCCGAAGTGAGCTACTGTTAGTGCGTACAGTGGCGAAATGTGGACCGGTTGGACCGTGGTTTAAGTTATGATGGTTTAGCGTGTGCTAAGTTAAAAGATGTAAAGGTTTTTAAAGTTTCGCGTTTTGTACGcgtatttttatatacaatcGGGActtattactataaataatCTAAATTACATATATATAGATGTAGAAGTACATATGTTGTTTatcacaataaaatacatattttgaagaTTGTACACTAACCATATCAATTACAAGTAGAGTTAATATGTATTCGTATTTTAAGAGagtatcttattttatttttatttttttatttatgtcttttTTCTAAATAAGGATTTTATACGTAACCGTTACTTTGTAATATACAGcattttattgctttgtttcCTACTGTGACCAAAATATACAATCTGTGAAGTTTAAGTTCAGTAAATTGTACATTTATctgatcatttttatttatcatttataacttgtaccacacaAAAGTGCTGAAGCCCAATGGTCAATTGTACAGAGCACGGCAGACGAGGGTTATTGGAAACCTAGAATAAATATTcatcttcaaatattttctccGTGGCAGGTTTAAAAGTGGGCCTATGTGGGTATTTTACAGTTTGAAAATAGAACCGTGAAAACTGTATacattgcagactaaacaaacgacggttggcaattttttttaaagaaaatcttgattccaaacATAGCTTCATGCATCTTAGTactgtgcgtactaccattcattttcgTACTTATTTTTAAGCCCAAACCCACTATCGGCTGATTAAAAGCTTGCAGGTTAATCTAATTGGCagaaaaaatgtgaaaaacTGAAATGAATGGAGAAGCGGCTTTTtcacaagcttttattttttcaacttgCCTTGTTAGCTAGTTACCTAATGGGGGACAAATTCTGTAATCCTTTATTTGATTCACTTCCCTTAGACTTACGAAGTTGAAATTGTGCTAGAGCacagttctgatgacaataccaTTAATAACATTGAAATTAATGCTTCAGCTAGGAGTTAGTTGACTGttaggaaataataatttgttcttATACATCAACTTAAAACCCAGAATATTTCTTCTACTACTACTTTGTGAGGGCAAAGATACTCTAACGAAATGCccaatttatatttacttacgcGAACTCCGTCTCTATTCAATTTCCTAACAAAATATCGCATGCTATAGAAAGCAAACGAGTGTACCTTATCTAAATATTGTGATGTTTGAATAGAAAGTGTATCTTTGCATGTGCGTATTGTGTACAATACAATGTTTGCATGTGTGTGTAACATACAATAGTTTGTTGCTCTTATTCCAATTGGATGTATACTTCCATCTTTCGTTTACCCAGACGATAATATAATCTTTGGGTATTTATGCTAAGCATATCTGGCAAACTGttaacttttagtcggccgatagtttgagcCGGCTCATAAAtgagtatgaatatgaatgataAGCGTGTCTCAATCCTTctttgtgtgagaggaggcctgttcCCAGTAaataaggctgatgatgatgaagagaaATGATactgaattatttaataaaagtgcttgtgaaaattataaatgtagtCCCTGCTAAATTTTacagtaaagaaaaaaacaaaacactaatacAAACAGGTTTTATTCTATACAGTTCTTTTTGTTTCGTGCTCAAAAAAGGTTCGATATCTTAAATATCACTAACagattaaacaataatttatccggtcagtatcagaccgactaaaaagtttggtCAGGTTCacaattaccttcaaaataaactgtcagtcaactatcggccgacatttagtctgcagtgtgctgggatattttttgtatagCTTTTGTattcaacaaaatgtagggtttggtagacattgttattttatgtagttttgtaATTCAGTCGAGTCTAGTGGTTTTAAACAGGTGACTCAGCCTTTTAGCTAAAAAGCTGAAACTGggaattaataaatgaaatgataATAGATTTAGCAAAGTTTTAAAAGGTtgacaatatatttattatacactTCCACATTTTCTTACTTAGTTAAGTAGCTACATAATCTGTGAGGTCTCAAAAACTGTGCTGTTTTGTCaatagaatttaaattatatttgtcgTTTCATTTCAATTACAATACactctttttcttcttttgtcTCACAGGCAGCACATACTTTCCTCTCTCCAACCACGGGCTCATactaatattagtattattgaTAGCATCCAAAACAGTATTCACAgagatataaattaatataataaacagcgCTATTATTAACCTATCAATCATTTTCATATACTTTTCAATGTACAAAGCTATACCATAGAAACTTGttagattatttttctttaatacttCGCAGGGTTTCTCTAGAGCTGCAAAAGGTATAGATATACATACTAAAGCACTTATAATAGATAGTAATGTAGATACACAGAGATCCATGGTCCTGTTGGCACGTAGCTTGGTCCTGTAAACTTTTTTGGGTTGCTTATGAAGAAGAATGAGGCGTTTCTCGTCATCTTTGAAGAGTTGATCGAGCTTGAAGTATTCGATTAATCTGTGGAGATAAGATTTATTTAACGTGCTTGCacttagataaaataataagttttgtaaaatCCGAAAGAGGCATACAATTTTCTCGTTAATAACTGTGATGTGACTgtgttcatcatcctccgagcctttttcccaactatgttggggtcggcttccagtctaaccggattcagctgagtaccagtgctttacaagaagcgactgcctatctgacctcctcaacccagttacccgggcaacccgatacccctcggttagactggtgtcagacttactggcttctgactacccgtaacgactgctaaggatgttcaatgacagccgggacctacagtttaacatgccatccgaaacacagtcattggtgtctaagatgtacttagaaagtacatacaaacttagaaaagttgcattggtacttgcctgacctagaatcgaacccgcgccctcatactcgagaggttggttctttgcccactaggccaccacgactttttatgatgattttttttatgatgtgATTGTGTTATactccaaaaataacaaatagttACATAATAGAAGTGTCatatcaaagttttcaaataatCTTTGGGCAACACTACATGTAAAAGAGACggttaaattaaaagataaagcAGCTATTGCAAACCGTTTCATgctaaaggatgatgggtaaaattggccggtatatccaatagaaaccattcgcatatcaaatgatagcttataccctaagcttcattttttgtaatgggcaaaacattgtaaaccaccggagaacgaagatatgacacctgatagcatagggcagcccatggacttgaaccacttcattgcgTATGAGacggatgtttaagtgcattattactgtcaataattgtcagaacgagtcacagaaggtgtctgtgcccatattttccaagtttattgaaaaaaaaaaggattatttagcaggtagtatttacaacgtatggtgtacgtattccgccgttctggtgagtctaacccggcataaccaatgaaaaccattcgcatatcaactgatagcttataccctaagcttcattttttattatgggcaaaacattgtaaaccaccggataacgaagatatgacacttgatagcataggacagcctatggacttgaaccaattcattttgtatgggagaGATGTTTatgtgcattatattattgtccatattagtcaggaagagtcacagaaggtgtctttgcccatattttccaagtttattgaaaaaaaaagattatttagcaggtagtatttacaaagtatggtgtacgtattccgccgttctggtgagtctaaccggcataaccaatgaaaaccatttgcatatcaaatgatagcttataccctaaacttcaatttttgttatgggtggaACATTGTTAACCACTGGGGAAAAAAGATATCAATCCTGTAAGCCTACGACTGCCTATGGAATTAAACCACTTTGGCACGTATGGTATATAAAGAatcttcttattataaataacgcagcttttccaccactgaaagattCTCAAATCAGCTCAGTCAAGTTCGTAGCCtatttaatgcaaatacttaTCGTGAGTACTTGCACACACATTATCTAATGGCCAGGATAATACACcttgctttgaaatataatcctgTGGAATTGGAGGTGTGCTGGCATCAATCTATCATCACCAATGACTGTCGACTGTTCTGGCTAACAAGCCTGATGTGCCATATGATGAGAACTCTGTGAAAGctgacaaacaacttaaataactttgttcTACTGATAAAACCCCTCATGTATCCTTGTGGACCTGACCACCCGGTTGGTTACTATTTGTGTATTACCACATagcataaaacaaagtcgctttttcagtcctTATATCCCTATTTCAATTTGCAAGCTTAATTCTTCCAAACTACGCaaggattttgatgcggttttttaacatattattatactagcttctgtcagcggtttcacccacatcccggaGGAACCagggcacgaacccggataaaaatgggctatctacactgaaagaatttttcaaatcggtccactagttcttgagattagcgcgttcaaacaaacaaacaaactcttcagctttataatattagtatagattcaaaGATTGAttgagtgattgaagaggaaggtttgtatgtgtagTAACAACCGTTAAATAGTGAggaaatactgttttcccgtgcgaagctggggtgggtcgcttttttttcaaataattcgacaacccagggccAACTATCCTGATGCCGCAgaacgaggaaatgctatctccaataatggaaatagtaTACGGtagtagaagtaaaagtttttaagttttgttttgctattaaaacaattatgcctagttaagaccgatttttaTTGATAGTGTACCCTAGgctaatttaaataagtgataagttgactaaaatacatcatacaatgattttttctattacagattttatttttacaaaaaaaatgggtgcataaagtataactcttttgtgcccgactgtacttatttccggtcgatttttgacatgaactgttttatttcagtaactgtaggctataagcaataatctagtatacattagaattttattggttatcaggccagggttcatacaaaattgcccatcatccttttacagattttaatgtttatagtAACGTAAATGTACTTACTTTTGCAATCCTAAGCGGTAGAAAATCATCGCAAACTGATAAAAAATCACTGACACTGTATATAAGA encodes the following:
- the LOC110374060 gene encoding uncharacterized protein LOC110374060; this encodes MIIYFVNISPGSTFEVIETYYRGKMTDEKKTTFSNKNFVMQKHYVISTKTNFTGFDVVIQEKQNSFTCKMTDEKKTTFSNKNFVMQKHYVISTKTNFTGFDVVIQEKQNSFTCEKKTIVSGFLSANEYGVNRHNDICLEPNSCTVVVNMKNECTGDVDTQKVVIIGLFSTALVGVLITLLTKSIVT